One window of the Streptomyces asoensis genome contains the following:
- a CDS encoding FecCD family ABC transporter permease has translation MLRPRLVLTGVLVGAGAFLLFCWGLTLGDYPVPFTDVVRALGGAGDPGTVIVVQDLRLPRALTGLLVGIAFGVSGAVFQTMTRNALASPDMIGLTEGAGTAVVAAVVLGWTGGLGLSTLGLLGALATALLVYALAWKGGTTGYRIILVGIGVSWICTSATDFLVARGSRFQAEEAVGWLVGNLNGRTWDQVDTLALAMAVLLPVTLGMGRWMRTLQLGDDVAAGLGTPVQPVRLALLLAGVGLVAFGTAAAGPVAFVALACPQIAQRLAGTASPPPIVSGLTGALVVLGSDLLAREAIPGTELPVGIVTGALGAPVLLWLLIRANRAGSGG, from the coding sequence ATGCTGCGCCCGCGCCTGGTCCTGACCGGGGTCCTCGTCGGCGCGGGAGCGTTCCTGCTGTTCTGCTGGGGCCTCACCCTCGGCGACTACCCCGTGCCCTTCACCGACGTCGTCAGGGCGCTCGGCGGCGCGGGCGACCCCGGCACGGTCATCGTCGTACAGGATCTGCGGCTGCCGCGCGCGCTGACGGGGCTGCTGGTCGGCATCGCGTTCGGCGTCTCCGGGGCCGTGTTCCAGACGATGACCCGCAACGCGCTGGCCAGCCCCGACATGATCGGGCTGACCGAGGGCGCCGGAACGGCCGTGGTGGCGGCCGTGGTCCTCGGCTGGACCGGCGGCCTCGGACTGTCGACGCTGGGGCTGCTGGGCGCGCTGGCGACCGCGCTGCTCGTCTACGCGCTGGCGTGGAAGGGCGGGACCACCGGGTACCGCATCATCCTCGTCGGCATCGGCGTGTCCTGGATCTGCACCAGCGCCACCGACTTCCTCGTGGCGCGCGGCAGCCGGTTCCAGGCGGAGGAGGCCGTCGGCTGGCTGGTCGGCAACCTCAACGGCCGGACCTGGGACCAGGTGGACACCCTGGCCCTCGCCATGGCCGTGCTCCTGCCGGTCACCCTGGGCATGGGCCGCTGGATGCGTACCCTCCAGCTCGGCGACGACGTGGCCGCGGGGCTCGGCACGCCGGTCCAGCCGGTCCGGCTGGCCCTGTTGCTGGCCGGGGTGGGGCTGGTCGCCTTCGGCACGGCGGCGGCCGGCCCGGTGGCCTTCGTGGCGCTGGCCTGTCCGCAGATCGCCCAGCGGCTGGCGGGCACCGCGTCGCCGCCCCCGATCGTCTCCGGTCTCACCGGCGCGTTGGTCGTCCTCGGTTCGGATCTCCTCGCCCGCGAGGCGATCCCCGGGACGGAACTGCCGGTCGGGATCGTCACCGGCGCCCTCGGCGCGCCGGTCCTGCTGTGGCTGCTCATCCGCGCCAACCGCGCGGGCTCTGGAGGCTGA
- a CDS encoding FecCD family ABC transporter permease, with protein MASGRRLRTAVLVTLVAALLIALSLLSVALGALNVPLDQVVRAVLGHPPSRLVDNIVWSVRVPRTLLGLTTGAALGLSGALMQALTRNPLADPGILGVSAGASFAIVLAVAVFGVGSLYGYVWFAFGGALAASVLVFYLGRLGRSGATPVKLALAGVAVTSLLSSLTSAVVLTDQDALDRYRFWSAGSLADQGSGELLRIAPFLAVGAVLALSCAPALNSMALGDDVAASLGRRLGLVRLQGVTAVMLLTGASVAVIGPVVFLGLVVPHIARVLAQYAGIGPDHRWLLPLSAALAPVLLLSADILGRTLARPTEIQAGVLVAFLGGPFFIALVRRRKLAEV; from the coding sequence GTGGCTTCAGGCAGAAGGCTTCGCACCGCGGTGCTGGTGACACTCGTCGCCGCCCTCCTCATCGCCCTGTCCCTGCTGTCCGTGGCGCTGGGCGCGCTGAACGTCCCGCTCGACCAGGTGGTCCGCGCGGTCCTCGGCCATCCGCCCAGCCGCCTCGTCGACAACATCGTCTGGTCGGTGCGGGTCCCCCGCACCCTGCTGGGCCTGACGACGGGCGCCGCGCTCGGCCTGTCCGGCGCGCTGATGCAGGCCCTCACCCGCAACCCGCTCGCGGACCCGGGCATCCTCGGCGTCAGCGCCGGGGCGTCCTTCGCGATCGTGCTGGCGGTCGCGGTGTTCGGGGTCGGATCGCTCTACGGTTATGTCTGGTTCGCGTTCGGCGGGGCGCTCGCCGCGAGCGTCCTGGTCTTCTACCTGGGGCGGCTGGGCCGTTCCGGGGCCACGCCCGTGAAGCTGGCGCTCGCCGGGGTCGCCGTCACCTCGCTGCTGTCGTCGCTCACCAGTGCCGTGGTGCTGACCGACCAGGACGCCCTGGACCGCTACCGCTTCTGGTCGGCCGGCTCACTGGCCGACCAGGGCTCCGGTGAACTGCTGCGCATCGCGCCCTTCCTCGCCGTCGGCGCCGTCCTCGCCCTGTCCTGCGCGCCCGCCCTCAACAGCATGGCCCTCGGCGACGACGTGGCCGCCTCGCTGGGCCGGCGGCTCGGTCTGGTCCGCCTCCAGGGGGTCACCGCGGTGATGCTGCTGACCGGCGCGTCGGTCGCCGTCATCGGTCCCGTGGTCTTCCTCGGCCTGGTCGTCCCGCACATCGCGCGGGTCCTCGCCCAGTACGCCGGGATCGGCCCCGACCACCGCTGGCTGCTGCCGCTGTCCGCCGCGCTCGCGCCCGTACTGCTGCTGTCCGCCGACATCCTGGGCCGGACGCTGGCCCGGCCCACCGAGATCCAGGCCGGCGTCCTCGTCGCCTTCCTCGGCGGCCCGTTCTTCATCGCCCTGGTCCGCCGCCGCAAGCTCGCGGAGGTGTGA